In Cicer arietinum cultivar CDC Frontier isolate Library 1 chromosome 1, Cicar.CDCFrontier_v2.0, whole genome shotgun sequence, one DNA window encodes the following:
- the LOC101490530 gene encoding uncharacterized protein produces MEDYKWFLGTLFTGEEEFKEAMTTYAIHNGRDLKFTKNYKLRLPDEDTWQLRKLVDTHSCNREYKVKFMRSSWLGKRLYSTVKENPNIKITDVSNKVHQKWNVGVSKMKAFRARRVAIDMVDGLFREQYLRLYDYCHELLRSNPKSTVKLEVQATNSELTDYVDIPLIPSFQRLYMCLNGCKESFLICRTIIGVDGCFLKEYYRGMILAAVGRDPNDQMLPIVVGLLPAMDELLLGVEQRFCVRHLNNNFRKMYLGKKLKELMWKAAKSTYPEQWEREMKELRKVNEEAYKHLVKIPPMFWSKSRFSFNSKCDVLVNNMSETFNSVIIGPRGKPIVTMLEDIKLYLMERWAKNRTTLERYTCSVLPQIKKKLAKEQELSRMWMCRYAGENIFGVSNINHIGDKFVVSLENRECSCRKWMLTGIPCCHAVCCCNFLKKDPEDLIPTYYRRETYATCY; encoded by the exons ATGGAAGATTATAAGTGGTTTTTAGGAACCCTTTTCACTGGTGAAGAAGAATTTAAGGAGGCTATGACAACATATGCCATTCATAATGGGAGGGATTTGAAGtttacaaaaaattacaaactaAGA TTACCTGATGAAGATACATGGCAACTTAGGAAACTAGTTGACACACATTCATGTAATAGAGAGTATAAGGTTAAATTTATGAGATCAAGTTGGCTCGGGAAAAGATTGTactcaacagttaaagagaacCCGAACATAAAAATTACAGATGTTTCTAACAAGGTTCATCAAAAGTGGAATGTTGGAGTAAGTAAGATGAAGGCATTCAGGGCACGTAGGGTTGCAATTGATATGGTTGATGGATTATTCAGAGAGCAATATCTAAGATTGTATGATTACTGTCATGAGttattaagatcaaatccaaaGAGTACTGTTAAGTTAGAAGTCCAAGCTACAAATTCGGAGCTAACTGATTATGTGGACATACCCCTTATACCAAGTTTTCAACGCCTATATATGTGTCTTAATGGATGTAAAGAGAGTTTCCTAATTTGTAGAACAATAATTGGTGTGGATGGTTGTTTCCTTAAAGAGTATTATAGGGGTATGATTCTTGCTGCTGTGGGTAGAGACCCAAATGACCAAATGCTTCCAATTGTTGTG GGATTGTTGCCTGCAATGGATGAGTTGCTTCTTGGGGTTGAACAAAGGTTTTGTGTAAGACACCTCAATAACAACTTCAGAAAAATGTACCTAGGGAAGAAACTTAAGGAATTGATGTGGAAGGCAGCCAAGTCAACATATCCTGAACAATGGGAAAGAGAAATGAAAGAGTTGAGGAAGGTTAATGAAGAGGCCTACAAACATTTGGTGAAGATTCCACCAATGTTTTGGTCAAAGTCAAGATTCAGTTTCAATTCTAAATGTGATGTGCTTGTCAACAATATGTCAGAGACATTTAATAGTGTCATAATTGGACCTAGAGGGAAACCCATAGTGACAATGCTTGAAGACATCAAACTGTACTTAATGGAAAGGTGGGCAAAAAATAGAACTACATTAGAAAGGTACACTTGTTCTGTTCTGCCTCAAATCAAGAAAAAGTTAGCAAAGGAACAAGAATTATCAAGAATGTGGATGTGtag GTATGCTggtgaaaatatatttggagTTAGTAACATCAACCACATAGGAGACAAGTTTGTGGTATCACTGGAAAATAGAGAATGCTCATGTAGGAAGTGGATGCTCACTGGAATTCCCTGCTGCCATGCAGTTTGTTGCTGTAACTTCCTCAAAAAAGATCCAGAAGACTTGATTCCAACATATTATAGGCGAGAGACATATGCGACTTGTTACTGA